Proteins from a genomic interval of Rhizobium etli CFN 42:
- the phoB gene encoding phosphate regulon transcriptional regulator PhoB, with protein sequence MIPRVAVVEDEEALSVLLRYNLEAEGFEVDTILRGDEAEIRLQERTPDLLILDWMLPGVSGIELCRRLRMRPETERLPIIMLTARGEESERVRGLSTGADDYVVKPFSTPELVARVKAMLRRARPEVLSSVLKCGDIELDRETHRVHRKSREVRLGPTEFRLLEFLMSSPGRVFSRSQLLDGVWGHDIYVDERTVDVHVGRLRKALNFSNMQDVIRTVRGAGYSMEA encoded by the coding sequence ATGATCCCGAGAGTCGCAGTTGTTGAAGACGAGGAGGCGCTCAGCGTGCTCCTTCGCTATAATCTCGAAGCGGAAGGCTTCGAGGTCGATACCATCCTGCGCGGCGACGAGGCCGAAATCAGGCTTCAGGAGCGCACGCCCGACCTTCTCATCCTCGACTGGATGCTGCCCGGCGTCTCCGGCATCGAACTCTGCCGGCGCCTGCGCATGCGGCCGGAAACCGAGCGGCTGCCGATCATCATGCTGACGGCGCGCGGCGAGGAGAGCGAGCGTGTCCGTGGCCTGTCCACTGGCGCCGACGATTATGTCGTCAAGCCGTTTTCGACTCCCGAGCTCGTCGCCCGCGTCAAGGCGATGCTGCGCCGTGCCCGTCCCGAGGTGCTGTCCTCGGTGCTGAAATGCGGCGATATCGAGCTCGACCGCGAAACCCATCGCGTCCATCGCAAGAGCCGCGAAGTCCGCCTCGGCCCGACCGAATTCCGCCTGCTGGAGTTCCTGATGTCGTCGCCGGGCCGGGTCTTTTCCCGCTCGCAGCTTCTCGACGGCGTCTGGGGCCACGACATCTATGTCGACGAACGCACGGTCGACGTCCATGTCGGCCGCCTGCGCAAGGCGCTGAACTTCTCCAATATGCAGGACGTCATCCGCACCGTCCGCGGCGCCGGCTATTCGATGGAAGCCTAA